Genomic segment of Verrucomicrobium sp.:
CGCCGACGAAGTGGCCATGACCGGCGTCTCCGCCTAAGTCTGTAACCCTCTAGACCTCGGCGGGCGTCCCCAAAAAGTGGGCCGCCCGCCGTTCGTTTTCCAAACCCCCACCCCTATCTTTTCCCTATGAGCGCTGTTGAAATCGCCCCCGAACTCGTCAAGAAGCTGCGTGACCAGACCGGCGCCGGCATGATGGACTGCAAGAAGGCCCTGCTGGAAACCAAGGGCGACCTGGAAGCGGCCGAAGTCTGGCTGCGCAAGAAGGGCTCCGCCGGAGCCGCCAAGAAGGCCGGCCGCGAGGCCAAGGACGGCGTCATCGGCTCCTACATCCACGCCGGCGAGAAGGTCGGCGTCCTCATCGAGATCAATTGCGAGACCGACTTCGTCGCCCGCACCCCGGCCTTCCGCGAGCTGGTCAAGGACCTGACCCTGCAAGTCGCCGCCGCCTCCCCCCGCTACGTCAGCCGGGAAGAGGTGCCCCAGGCGGAGATCGACAAGGAAAAGGAAGTCGCCGCCGAGACCGTCAAAGGCAAGCCCGAGAACGTCGTCGAGAAAATCGTCTCCGGCAAGCTCGACAAATACTTCGCCACGGTCTGCCTCCTGGAGCAGGGCTTCATCAAGGACCCCAACGTGGTGGTCCGCGACCTGATCGCCGCCAAGATCGCGGAATTGGGTGAAAACATCGTCGTCCGCCGCTTCTCCCGCTTCCAGCTGGGCGAGAGCCTCTGAGTTAAGGGCACGGCCTGAAGCACAAAAAAACCGGCAGGACTTCGGTCTCGCCGGTTTTTTCGTGCCTGGAGCGGGAAACAACTAGTTTTAATTGTCAGAATCGCCTGGGTGGCGCAGATTCGAGGGACGACTATGTCGTCCTCCATCGACTCGGTGCTCCAGGAAAAGCGGGTTTTCCGCCCTGCCGCCCCCTTCCTCAAGAAAGCGCGCCTCTCCGGCCGCGCCGCATACGAAAAACTCTACAAGCAGTCCCTCCGCGACCCGGAGAAGTTCTGGAAAAAGCAGGCCGCTGAGCTTTCCTGGGCAAAGCCTTTCAAGAAGGTCCTCCAGTGGAAGGCGCCGCACGCCAAATGGTTCGTCGGCGGCAAGCTGAACGTCTCCTACAACTGCATCGACCGCCATATCGAGGCGGGCCGCGGCCAGCAGGCCGCCCTCATCTGGGAAGGGGAGCCGGGCGATTCCCGCACCCTCACCTACCGCCAGCTCCACCGGGAGGTCTGCTTCTTCGCCAACGTGCTGAAGAAGCACGGCGTCCGCGCGGGGGACCGCGTCGTCATCTACCTGCCCATGATCCCGGAGGCGGCCGTGGCCATGCTGGCCTGCGCCCGCATCGGCGCGGTCCACAGCGTCGTCTTCGGCGGCTTCAGCGCGGAGGCGGTGCGGGACCGCATCGCCGACTGCGGGGCCAAGATCGTCGTCACCGCCGACGGCGGCTACCGGCGCGGCGCGGCCGTCGGCCTTAAGGGGACCGTGGACCAGGCCCTCGCTTCCGGCCAGACGGGGGTGAAGACCGTCCTCGTCGTCCGCCGGACCGGCGCGGAGATGGCCATGCAGCCGGGCCGCGACCTCTGGTGGCATGAGGAGGCGAAGACCGTCTCCGCCGATTGCCCGCCCGTGCCCCTGGACAGCGAGCACCCCCTCTTCATCCTCTACACCAGCGGCTCCACCGGGAAGCCGAAGGGGATCCTCCACACCACCGGCGGCTACCTCCTGGGGGCGCTGCTCACCACCCGCTGGGCCTTCGACCTGCGGGAAGGGGACCTCTTCTTCTGCACCGCCGACGTCGGCTGGATCACCGGGCACAGCTACGTCGTCTACGGCATTTTGGCCAACGGCGGCACCTCCCTCCTCTACGAAGGGGCGCCCAACCATCCCCA
This window contains:
- the tsf gene encoding translation elongation factor Ts encodes the protein MSAVEIAPELVKKLRDQTGAGMMDCKKALLETKGDLEAAEVWLRKKGSAGAAKKAGREAKDGVIGSYIHAGEKVGVLIEINCETDFVARTPAFRELVKDLTLQVAAASPRYVSREEVPQAEIDKEKEVAAETVKGKPENVVEKIVSGKLDKYFATVCLLEQGFIKDPNVVVRDLIAAKIAELGENIVVRRFSRFQLGESL
- the acs gene encoding acetate--CoA ligase, with translation MSSSIDSVLQEKRVFRPAAPFLKKARLSGRAAYEKLYKQSLRDPEKFWKKQAAELSWAKPFKKVLQWKAPHAKWFVGGKLNVSYNCIDRHIEAGRGQQAALIWEGEPGDSRTLTYRQLHREVCFFANVLKKHGVRAGDRVVIYLPMIPEAAVAMLACARIGAVHSVVFGGFSAEAVRDRIADCGAKIVVTADGGYRRGAAVGLKGTVDQALASGQTGVKTVLVVRRTGAEMAMQPGRDLWWHEEAKTVSADCPPVPLDSEHPLFILYTSGSTGKPKGILHTTGGYLLGALLTTRWAFDLREGDLFFCTADVGWITGHSYVVYGILANGGTSLLYEGAPNHPQPDRFWEIVEKYQVDILYTAPTAIRACIKWGDEWPAKHDLSSLRVLGTVGEPINPEAWIWFYEKIGGKRCPIVDTWWQTETGSHMILPLPGVPMKPGAAGLPFFGVEAAVVDEQGKDVPPGKGGKLVIRRPWPSMLRTIHGDDQRYADAYWKEVPGAYFTGDGARRDKDGYFWIVGRIDDVLNVSGHRLGTSEIESALVTHPQVAEAAAVGRPDPLKGQGVVVFVTVKSGIVPAPDLADALRQHVGRQIGPIARPDEVRFAEALPKTRSGKIMRRLLKEIAAGGEVKGDVTALDDFHSLSKLRGIED